Proteins encoded in a region of the Novibacillus thermophilus genome:
- the plsX gene encoding phosphate acyltransferase PlsX, with translation MRVALDVMGGDHAPEAPLAGAVEAARLWPDIHILLVGHEQKIAQVRGEALPSNVSVVHAEDVIRTGEEPVRAVRRKKESSLVKVCSLVKTGEADVAISAGNTGALMAAGLFHVGRIGGIERPALAPVFPTVDERGVLVLDVGANVDAKPSHLTQYALMGSVYAEKVLGVSEPRIGLLNVGAEEGKGNELTKTAYPLLKEMPLNFVGNVEARYVLNGACDVLICDGFSGNILLKSIEGVAETVLSALKEEMRRNLPSKLAAAVLKPRLVRFKEKMDYTEYGGAPLLGLQGAVVKGHGSSDGKAFKNAIKQARTFVERDVIGQISQNLGS, from the coding sequence ATGCGCGTGGCGCTTGATGTAATGGGAGGTGACCACGCTCCTGAAGCTCCCCTTGCCGGAGCAGTAGAGGCTGCGCGCCTTTGGCCGGACATTCATATCTTGCTCGTCGGCCACGAACAAAAAATCGCCCAGGTGAGAGGCGAGGCCTTACCGTCGAATGTGTCGGTTGTGCATGCGGAAGACGTGATCCGTACAGGGGAAGAACCTGTTCGCGCTGTCCGGCGCAAAAAAGAATCATCCCTCGTCAAGGTTTGTTCCCTTGTGAAAACCGGCGAGGCCGACGTTGCGATTAGTGCAGGGAATACGGGAGCCCTGATGGCAGCCGGCCTGTTTCACGTCGGGAGAATCGGAGGCATTGAGCGCCCGGCGCTGGCCCCGGTCTTTCCCACTGTGGACGAACGCGGTGTGCTCGTCTTGGACGTCGGGGCAAATGTGGACGCAAAACCAAGTCATTTAACCCAGTACGCATTAATGGGAAGTGTGTACGCGGAGAAAGTGCTCGGCGTTTCTGAACCGCGCATCGGACTGCTCAACGTCGGTGCCGAGGAGGGGAAAGGAAATGAACTGACGAAGACCGCTTATCCCCTGTTGAAGGAAATGCCCCTCAACTTCGTGGGGAACGTCGAAGCGCGCTACGTGCTTAACGGGGCGTGCGACGTTTTAATCTGCGACGGGTTTTCCGGCAACATATTGCTCAAAAGCATCGAAGGCGTGGCTGAGACAGTATTGTCTGCGTTAAAGGAGGAAATGAGGCGCAACCTGCCGAGTAAGTTGGCGGCGGCTGTGTTGAAACCTAGGCTCGTCCGTTTTAAAGAAAAAATGGATTACACTGAATACGGAGGGGCCCCCCTTTTAGGGCTGCAGGGGGCCGTCGTCAAGGGACACGGATCGTCAGACGGAAAGGCATTCAAAAACGCTATCAAACAGGCCAGGACGTTTGTCGAACGCGATGTGATCGGGCAAATCAGTCAAAATCTGGGGAGTTGA
- a CDS encoding beta-ketoacyl-ACP synthase III produces MTKTVSVGIVGTGAYLPEKVLTNKDLEKMVDTTDEWIVSRTGIRERRIAAKDQASSDLALPAAEQALKMAGISASDLDLIIVATVTPDMSFPSTACVLQDRLKASKAAAFDLAAACSGFLYGVAAGVQFIQTGMYRYVLVVGVECLSKITDWTDRNTCVLFGDGAGAVVLGPVSQGEGFKAFDLGADGSGGPLLNQRGGGSRYPMTPEMLEQGLQYIYMNGREVFKFAVRVMQSATDEVVAKAGWSKDDIDFLVPHQANIRIIEPARNRLNLPEERVIVNVDRYGNMSSASIPVALDEAVRTGRIRKGDKLILVGFGGGLTWGAAALTWTMERVGLDG; encoded by the coding sequence GTGACAAAAACGGTATCAGTTGGGATTGTCGGAACCGGAGCTTATTTGCCGGAAAAGGTGTTAACGAACAAAGATTTGGAAAAAATGGTAGACACGACCGATGAATGGATCGTCAGCCGCACCGGTATTCGCGAACGACGCATCGCGGCGAAAGATCAGGCGTCGTCCGATCTCGCCTTGCCGGCGGCTGAACAAGCGCTGAAGATGGCAGGAATCAGCGCGAGTGACCTCGATCTCATCATCGTGGCGACGGTAACGCCGGATATGTCGTTTCCCTCTACAGCGTGTGTGTTGCAAGATCGGCTAAAGGCTTCCAAAGCGGCGGCGTTCGACTTGGCCGCCGCGTGCAGCGGGTTTCTTTACGGGGTCGCCGCGGGCGTCCAGTTCATCCAGACGGGGATGTACCGTTACGTCCTCGTCGTAGGGGTTGAGTGTCTATCTAAAATTACGGACTGGACAGATCGCAATACGTGCGTCTTGTTCGGTGACGGTGCAGGAGCTGTTGTGCTCGGCCCGGTTTCTCAAGGGGAGGGATTTAAAGCGTTCGACCTCGGAGCGGACGGGTCGGGAGGGCCGCTCCTCAATCAACGGGGCGGGGGTTCCCGTTATCCGATGACGCCGGAAATGTTGGAACAGGGTTTGCAGTACATTTACATGAACGGTCGCGAAGTGTTTAAATTCGCGGTGCGTGTCATGCAGTCAGCCACCGACGAAGTTGTGGCCAAAGCGGGGTGGAGTAAAGACGACATCGACTTTCTCGTTCCCCATCAAGCGAACATCCGCATTATCGAACCGGCCCGCAACCGTCTGAATCTGCCAGAGGAACGGGTGATCGTCAACGTCGACCGGTACGGCAACATGTCCTCTGCTTCCATTCCCGTCGCCCTCGACGAAGCTGTGCGCACGGGCCGTATACGCAAAGGCGACAAACTGATTTTAGTCGGATTCGGCGGCGGTTTGACTTGGGGAGCGGCTGCTCTGACGTGGACGATGGAGAGGGTGGGATTGGATGGGTAA
- the rsmD gene encoding 16S rRNA (guanine(966)-N(2))-methyltransferase RsmD codes for MRVIAGTARGHKLSAVPGNRTRPTADRVKEAVFNKIGPFFDGGVGLDLFAGTGGLGIEALSRGLDKVVFIDRDRAAWATIRKNLAATNLSEKAEVYCTDALKALRLFKRRHCQFDLIFLDPPYNKNALRPVLEQVARCSVLRPNGVIVVEHTEDETIPNQVADLDRNFTRRYGNVHISLFQHCDKAAL; via the coding sequence GTGCGGGTGATAGCCGGGACCGCCAGGGGGCACAAGTTGTCTGCCGTTCCGGGAAACAGAACGCGGCCGACGGCGGATCGAGTAAAAGAAGCTGTTTTTAACAAGATCGGTCCGTTTTTTGACGGCGGGGTTGGATTAGACCTGTTCGCAGGTACGGGAGGTCTGGGAATTGAAGCCCTCAGCCGCGGTTTGGACAAAGTCGTGTTCATCGATCGCGACAGAGCCGCCTGGGCGACGATTCGCAAAAATTTAGCGGCGACGAATTTGAGTGAAAAAGCAGAAGTTTATTGTACCGATGCGCTCAAGGCTCTCCGTTTGTTCAAGCGTCGCCACTGTCAGTTCGACCTCATATTCCTCGATCCTCCTTACAATAAGAACGCCCTCCGGCCCGTCCTTGAACAAGTGGCGCGCTGTTCCGTACTCCGCCCGAACGGTGTGATCGTCGTTGAACACACGGAAGACGAAACGATTCCGAATCAAGTTGCGGATTTGGACCGGAATTTTACAAGGCGGTACGGAAATGTGCACATTTCACTGTTTCAACATTGCGACAAAGCGGCACTCTAG
- the fapR gene encoding transcription factor FapR — MSKRQRQQELSRQWADNPFITDEDMANKFNVSVQTIRLDRMELGIPELRERIKSMAEQAYGQVRSLPPDEVIGDIIDLELDRYGISLFEVGAEHVFSRNNIARGHYLFAQANSLAIALIDEELALTAKSTVRFLKPVVLGDKCIAKAKVASHGEERSEVEVETRVGEDRVLHGQFDIYHGPLERVSNR, encoded by the coding sequence CTGTCCAAGCGACAGCGTCAGCAGGAACTTTCCCGCCAGTGGGCAGACAATCCGTTTATAACTGATGAAGACATGGCAAACAAATTTAACGTCAGTGTCCAGACCATTCGTTTGGACCGGATGGAGCTCGGCATTCCGGAATTGCGGGAACGAATTAAGAGTATGGCGGAGCAAGCTTACGGTCAAGTGCGATCACTGCCGCCAGACGAAGTGATTGGAGACATTATTGACCTTGAATTAGATCGCTACGGCATATCCTTGTTTGAAGTTGGGGCAGAGCACGTTTTTTCGCGCAATAACATCGCCCGGGGGCATTACTTGTTTGCACAGGCAAACTCACTGGCGATTGCGTTAATTGACGAAGAACTGGCTTTAACCGCCAAATCCACGGTGCGATTCCTCAAACCGGTTGTGCTCGGCGATAAATGTATAGCGAAAGCGAAGGTGGCGAGCCATGGGGAAGAGCGTTCAGAAGTTGAGGTTGAGACGCGAGTCGGCGAGGACAGAGTGCTTCACGGCCAATTTGACATTTACCACGGGCCGCTGGAAAGGGTGTCGAACAGATGA
- the ylbJ gene encoding sporulation integral membrane protein YlbJ, with the protein MRKGIKANRAWLKSFLLGGGALFLVVSLVLYPETAFNSSLEGLQIWWEVVFPALLPFFIASEILMGFGVVHFLGVLLEPFMRPVFRVPGPGAFVMAMGLASGYPIGAKLTSRLREQGLITRSEGERLVSFTNTADPLFMFGAVAVGFFHDVSLGVTLAVAHYSSSLLTGIAMRFHDPRGETSPPMETSREFFLVRAVKAMHNARLKDGRPFGTLIGDSVMNSIQTLLMIGGLMMIFSVLIEVMSLIDITTLLAHVFAFILMLLGLPTDLSTAMISGLFEITLGAKATSEFKDTLPMIYVMAIVSTIVAWSGLCVHAQVASLLSTTDIRYKPYLFARMLHGLLAGVITVIVWNPVQRYLLTSDAAIPAFLQQLPNNSFSNLWSRLEFIGFRVLLLLLALIGIAILINAVQTIVSRKKR; encoded by the coding sequence ATGCGTAAAGGCATAAAGGCAAACCGTGCCTGGCTCAAAAGTTTTCTCCTGGGAGGAGGCGCCCTGTTTCTCGTCGTCTCTTTAGTTTTGTACCCCGAGACGGCCTTTAATTCTTCCTTAGAAGGGCTGCAAATTTGGTGGGAAGTCGTCTTTCCGGCTCTTCTCCCTTTTTTTATCGCTTCTGAAATTTTGATGGGGTTTGGAGTCGTTCACTTTCTCGGCGTTCTGCTGGAACCGTTTATGAGACCGGTCTTTCGCGTACCGGGTCCCGGCGCGTTCGTCATGGCTATGGGGTTGGCTTCCGGCTATCCCATAGGCGCAAAATTAACGTCTCGCTTAAGGGAACAGGGATTGATCACCCGCAGTGAAGGAGAGCGGCTCGTCTCGTTTACGAACACCGCGGATCCGCTGTTCATGTTCGGGGCTGTCGCCGTCGGGTTTTTCCACGATGTGAGCCTCGGCGTTACGCTGGCCGTTGCACACTACTCTTCGAGTTTGCTCACGGGGATCGCCATGCGTTTCCACGACCCGAGAGGAGAAACATCTCCGCCGATGGAAACATCCCGAGAATTTTTTCTCGTTCGCGCTGTGAAAGCGATGCACAATGCGCGGCTTAAAGACGGCCGCCCCTTCGGCACACTGATCGGGGATTCCGTCATGAATTCGATTCAGACCCTTTTGATGATTGGTGGGCTCATGATGATATTTTCCGTCCTAATCGAAGTGATGTCCCTGATCGACATCACGACGCTGCTCGCACACGTATTTGCCTTTATCCTCATGTTGTTAGGCCTTCCAACCGATCTCTCAACGGCCATGATTTCAGGGTTGTTTGAAATTACATTAGGCGCCAAGGCCACTAGTGAATTTAAAGACACCTTGCCGATGATTTACGTAATGGCAATCGTCAGTACAATTGTCGCCTGGAGCGGCCTGTGTGTCCACGCACAAGTGGCCAGCCTGCTCAGCACGACGGACATTCGATATAAACCGTACTTGTTTGCCCGCATGTTACACGGCCTGTTAGCGGGCGTGATCACTGTCATCGTTTGGAATCCCGTACAGCGCTACCTCCTCACATCCGACGCGGCCATTCCGGCTTTCTTACAACAGCTGCCGAATAACAGCTTTTCCAATCTGTGGTCTCGCCTCGAATTTATCGGCTTTCGAGTGCTGCTGCTCTTACTGGCGCTCATTGGCATCGCCATCCTAATCAATGCCGTGCAAACGATCGTCAGCCGAAAGAAAAGATAA
- the recG gene encoding ATP-dependent DNA helicase RecG codes for MTKVSRLPVTEVAGIGAQRAKHLAQLGIYTVLDLFEYLPYRYEDYRIRDVHDAAHEETITVRGKVAGVPAVRWYGRKKSRMSVKVQTDGVWVNAVWFNRHYLKDKLYPGRTVVLVGKWDRHRLQLTVKRSLFSEKEQKRLLGRLEPVYSVSGSVRIEWLRNVIRQAFDQFGDDIEETLPPELIRRYKLLNRRDALYVMHFPRDSRDGHQARRRMVYEELLMFQLKWQVLRHTRKKRLNGTAKNVPLDKVREFIKALPFTLTDAQARVLKEALADLQQPVAMNRLLQGDVGSGKTVVAAALLYANYVSGFQGALMAPTEILAEQHAHTIREYLQPYGVDVVLLTGSMTAREKREALGMVQMGLAHVVVGTHALIQESVHFHRLGLVITDEQHRFGVNQRAKLREKGEDPDVLFMTATPIPRTLAISAYGDMDVSTIDQLPAGRKPVKTVQVKPNQFGSVMEFIHKECRRGRQAYVICPLIEESEKLDLQNAYDVLEQLEPALQPYRTGLIHGKLPAKEKERVMGEFVSGKIHVLVSTTVVEVGVNVPNASVMVIYDAERFGLAQLHQLRGRVGRSDEQAYCILVADPKSDTGKERMRIMTETDDGFEIARKDLKIRGPGDFFGVKQSGLPEFKVADLIEDYRVLEVARQDAVKLVNSDAFWEEERFRPLREQLEGEDVLYRKNFD; via the coding sequence ATGACAAAGGTCAGCCGTCTCCCCGTAACGGAAGTCGCGGGTATTGGTGCCCAGCGGGCGAAACATTTGGCTCAGCTGGGCATCTATACTGTCTTGGACTTGTTTGAATACCTTCCTTACCGATATGAAGACTACCGGATTCGGGACGTACACGATGCAGCGCACGAAGAGACGATCACGGTGCGGGGAAAAGTGGCGGGCGTCCCTGCGGTACGCTGGTACGGGCGCAAAAAGTCGCGCATGTCTGTCAAAGTTCAAACAGATGGCGTATGGGTGAACGCGGTGTGGTTTAACCGGCATTACTTAAAAGACAAGCTTTACCCCGGGCGCACTGTCGTCCTCGTCGGCAAGTGGGATCGGCATCGACTGCAGCTGACGGTGAAGCGATCACTTTTCTCCGAGAAGGAACAAAAACGGCTGTTGGGGCGGTTGGAACCCGTTTACTCTGTCAGCGGTTCCGTCCGCATCGAGTGGCTGCGCAACGTCATTCGGCAGGCGTTCGACCAGTTTGGCGATGACATCGAAGAAACGTTGCCGCCTGAGCTCATCCGGCGCTATAAACTGCTCAATCGGCGGGATGCGCTGTACGTGATGCACTTTCCGCGGGACAGTCGTGATGGCCACCAGGCGCGGCGCCGCATGGTGTACGAAGAGTTGCTCATGTTCCAGTTGAAATGGCAGGTGTTGCGCCATACCCGTAAAAAACGGTTAAACGGGACAGCCAAGAACGTGCCGCTTGACAAGGTGCGCGAGTTTATAAAGGCGCTGCCGTTTACGTTAACGGACGCTCAGGCGAGGGTATTAAAAGAGGCACTGGCCGACTTACAACAGCCGGTGGCAATGAATCGTCTGCTTCAAGGAGATGTCGGCTCAGGGAAAACGGTGGTGGCCGCCGCCTTGTTGTACGCGAATTACGTCAGCGGGTTTCAAGGTGCTTTAATGGCGCCGACAGAGATACTAGCCGAACAGCACGCCCACACGATCCGCGAGTACCTACAACCTTACGGGGTGGACGTCGTGTTGCTCACAGGCAGTATGACGGCAAGGGAAAAACGGGAGGCCCTCGGCATGGTGCAAATGGGATTAGCCCATGTCGTCGTGGGCACCCATGCCCTCATTCAAGAATCCGTCCACTTTCACCGCCTGGGGCTAGTCATTACCGATGAACAGCACCGGTTTGGCGTTAACCAGCGGGCCAAACTGCGCGAAAAAGGAGAAGACCCGGACGTGCTGTTTATGACGGCCACCCCCATTCCGCGCACCCTCGCCATTTCTGCTTACGGAGATATGGACGTTTCGACCATCGACCAATTGCCGGCGGGTCGGAAGCCCGTTAAGACAGTGCAAGTGAAACCGAACCAGTTCGGCAGTGTGATGGAATTTATCCATAAGGAGTGCCGCCGCGGACGTCAAGCGTACGTCATTTGTCCCCTCATTGAGGAGTCAGAAAAACTTGACTTGCAAAATGCGTATGACGTATTGGAACAGCTGGAACCGGCGCTCCAGCCGTACCGGACGGGACTCATACACGGGAAATTGCCTGCCAAGGAAAAAGAACGCGTGATGGGCGAATTTGTCTCCGGCAAGATACACGTCCTCGTGTCGACGACCGTTGTAGAGGTAGGCGTCAACGTCCCGAACGCGTCAGTCATGGTGATTTACGATGCCGAGCGATTCGGACTCGCCCAACTGCATCAGCTCCGGGGCCGTGTCGGCCGCAGCGACGAACAAGCATACTGTATCCTCGTCGCCGATCCCAAGTCTGATACGGGGAAAGAGCGGATGCGGATCATGACGGAAACTGACGACGGGTTTGAAATCGCCCGCAAAGATTTAAAAATTCGCGGTCCTGGAGATTTCTTCGGTGTCAAACAGAGCGGTCTCCCCGAGTTTAAAGTGGCCGATTTAATTGAGGATTACCGGGTGCTGGAAGTGGCGCGGCAAGATGCAGTAAAACTGGTGAACAGCGACGCTTTTTGGGAAGAGGAGCGCTTTCGTCCACTGCGTGAGCAACTGGAAGGGGAGGACGTACTGTACAGGAAAAACTTTGATTGA
- the coaD gene encoding pantetheine-phosphate adenylyltransferase has product MFITVYPGSFDPVTYGHLDIIQRGAKVFDKVIVAVLENPSKQPLFTVEERVRLLVEVTQEIENVEVDSFDGLLVDYMRLKSAKTIIKGLRAVSDFEYELQMASINRKLNDEVETFFMMTNNKYSYLSSSIVKNVAQYRGSVKDLVPYPVEKALQQKFSS; this is encoded by the coding sequence ATGTTTATCACCGTGTATCCAGGCAGTTTTGATCCCGTGACGTACGGACACTTGGACATTATTCAACGGGGCGCAAAGGTGTTCGACAAAGTCATCGTCGCCGTATTAGAAAATCCGTCGAAACAGCCGCTCTTCACAGTTGAGGAACGCGTTCGCCTGTTAGTCGAGGTGACGCAAGAGATAGAAAACGTCGAAGTTGACTCGTTTGACGGACTCCTCGTCGACTACATGCGTTTAAAGTCGGCGAAAACGATTATTAAAGGGTTGCGGGCGGTGTCAGACTTTGAATACGAACTGCAAATGGCCTCCATTAACCGCAAACTGAACGACGAGGTTGAAACGTTTTTTATGATGACGAATAACAAATATTCTTACTTAAGTTCGAGTATCGTTAAAAATGTCGCCCAATACCGCGGGTCGGTCAAAGATTTGGTCCCTTATCCGGTAGAAAAGGCGCTGCAACAAAAGTTTTCGTCGTAG
- a CDS encoding nucleotidyltransferase — MRTVGVIVEYNPFHNGHLYHLQQAKKVTAADAVVAVMSGYFLQRGEPALVDKWTRTEMALLGGADLVLELPTVFASQPAEWFAYGAVAVLNATGVVDTLCFGSESGDLTWMQEVARTLAREPSSFRQRLQQYLKDGLSYPDAYGRTLHDYHPDIPSELAEPNNILGISYLAALHKTKSPIRPFTVRREKAGYHQRELTDHHIASATAIRRQWLESGDVNAIEPFVPPTTFLLLKDRTEKGIPPLTWESFHPMLFAKLMTATAEELSLYYNVDEGLEHRLLQQLSHSHTVNEYMTALKTKRYTWNRLQRVMTAILLGWTKADVNRSLLAGGPAYLRVLGFSDKGRLLLKQMKKTATLPIITRISKDRPSMLEWDIRASRLYNLATGWRLPFMEEFRRTPVYVRSDK; from the coding sequence ATGCGTACTGTAGGGGTAATCGTCGAGTACAATCCGTTCCACAACGGACATCTCTACCACTTGCAACAAGCGAAAAAGGTGACGGCTGCCGACGCGGTCGTCGCCGTGATGAGCGGTTATTTTTTGCAACGAGGCGAACCGGCCCTTGTCGACAAGTGGACGCGTACGGAAATGGCCCTTCTAGGCGGTGCCGATCTCGTCCTGGAACTTCCCACTGTGTTCGCCAGTCAACCGGCTGAATGGTTTGCATACGGCGCTGTCGCAGTGCTCAATGCGACTGGCGTCGTCGACACGCTCTGTTTTGGCAGTGAGAGCGGTGACTTGACGTGGATGCAAGAAGTCGCCCGAACGCTGGCGCGAGAACCGTCTTCATTCCGACAGCGGTTGCAGCAGTACTTAAAGGACGGGTTAAGTTATCCCGACGCTTACGGGCGCACGCTGCACGACTATCACCCCGACATCCCCTCTGAACTGGCGGAGCCTAACAATATTTTAGGGATTAGCTACTTAGCTGCACTGCATAAGACAAAAAGCCCGATTCGTCCTTTTACTGTGCGCCGGGAAAAGGCGGGTTACCACCAAAGGGAGCTAACGGATCACCACATCGCCAGTGCGACAGCCATCCGCCGTCAATGGCTGGAATCAGGTGATGTTAACGCCATTGAACCGTTTGTCCCTCCCACGACCTTCCTTCTACTTAAAGACCGAACTGAAAAGGGCATCCCGCCGTTGACTTGGGAGTCGTTCCACCCCATGTTGTTCGCCAAACTGATGACGGCTACAGCGGAAGAACTATCCCTTTACTACAACGTAGATGAGGGGTTGGAGCATCGGCTGCTTCAGCAGTTGTCCCACTCCCACACAGTCAACGAGTACATGACGGCGTTAAAAACAAAGCGCTACACGTGGAACAGGTTACAGCGAGTCATGACCGCGATACTGCTCGGATGGACGAAGGCAGACGTCAACCGATCCCTCTTGGCCGGTGGCCCGGCGTACTTGCGCGTTCTCGGGTTTTCGGACAAGGGCCGCCTTTTATTAAAGCAGATGAAGAAAACTGCCACACTGCCAATCATTACGCGCATTTCCAAAGACCGCCCGTCCATGTTGGAGTGGGATATACGTGCCAGTCGCCTGTACAACTTGGCTACCGGCTGGCGACTGCCGTTTATGGAAGAGTTTAGACGAACCCCTGTTTACGTCCGTTCTGACAAATGA
- a CDS encoding YceD family protein has product MRIQLRELRRQQEQDLNFSVDVDLTKVHPNVEKSVKVFVKARARYSEDLYVIDGRLNAVLTLKCSKCLTAYDWPLESDWHEVFSREQPAQAEEKDDTNIHVVEEDEVDLLPYIREVLLLEIPFVPVCRDDCRGLCPVCGVNRNTDDCDCKQETIDPRLAELKNFFSSKDNT; this is encoded by the coding sequence GTGCGCATCCAGTTACGCGAACTGAGACGCCAACAGGAACAGGACCTCAACTTCTCCGTGGATGTGGATTTAACTAAGGTCCATCCCAACGTAGAAAAATCCGTCAAAGTATTCGTGAAAGCCCGTGCCCGTTACAGTGAAGATCTGTACGTCATAGACGGGCGATTGAACGCAGTGCTCACGTTAAAGTGCTCCAAATGTCTGACGGCGTACGATTGGCCCCTTGAATCAGATTGGCACGAAGTATTTTCCCGGGAGCAGCCGGCCCAGGCAGAGGAAAAGGACGACACAAACATTCACGTTGTCGAAGAGGACGAGGTAGACCTTTTACCGTACATTCGCGAAGTGTTGCTGTTGGAGATACCGTTCGTCCCCGTTTGCCGCGACGACTGCCGGGGGTTGTGTCCTGTTTGCGGCGTGAACCGCAATACAGACGATTGTGATTGTAAACAAGAAACGATCGATCCAAGGTTGGCCGAGTTAAAAAATTTTTTTTCGTCCAAAGACAACACGTAA
- the rpmF gene encoding 50S ribosomal protein L32, with product MAVPKRKTSKARKNKRRTHFKLSVPGMVRCSQCGEMKLSHRVCKHCGTYKGEEVVEV from the coding sequence GTGGCCGTACCTAAACGAAAGACGTCGAAAGCGCGTAAAAACAAGCGTCGAACTCATTTTAAACTGTCTGTGCCGGGGATGGTGCGCTGTTCCCAGTGCGGCGAAATGAAACTGTCCCACCGCGTGTGCAAACATTGCGGCACGTATAAAGGCGAAGAAGTTGTCGAAGTTTAA